Proteins from one Gossypium raimondii isolate GPD5lz chromosome 8, ASM2569854v1, whole genome shotgun sequence genomic window:
- the LOC105793331 gene encoding translocase of chloroplast 33, chloroplastic isoform X1, translated as MQFSVMGTPLPREWLGLQQFPAATQTKLFELLGKLKQENVNTLTIVVMGKGGVGKSSTINSLIGEQVVRVTAFQSEGLRPVMVSRSWAGFTLNVIDTPGLVEAGYVNHQALELIKGFLLNKTIDVLLYVDRLDVYRVDNLDKQIIRAITNSFGKEIWRKSLLVLTHAQLCPPDGLNYDVFSSKRSEGVLKAIRMGARIRKMDLEDSVIPVVLVENTGRCNKNDIDEKILPNGEAWVPNLVKAITGVATNKSRAIVVSKKLVDGSDANDKGKLWIPVILGVQWLVLKWIQGAIKKDIATGSGPL; from the exons atgcAGTTTTCTGTGATGGGTACTCCTTTGCCTCGTGAATGGCTCGGCCTTCAACAATTCCCCGCTGCTACACAAACGAAATTGTTCGAGTTGTTGGGAAAATTGAAGCAAGAG aatGTCAACACTTTGACTATCGTTGTTATGGGCAAAGGCGGTGTAGGGAAGTCTTCCACTATCAATTCTCTCATTGGAGAGCAAGTTGTTCGAGTCACTGCTTTCCAG TCCGAGGGGCTGAGACCCGTGATGGTTTCACGCTCATGGGCTGGGTTTACATTGAATGTAATTGATACGCCCGGACTCGTGGAGGCTGGATATGTCAATCACCAAGCTCTTGAGTTGATCAAAGG GTTTCTTTTGAATAAGACCATAGATGTTCTACTTTATGTTGACCGCCTAGATGTATATAGAGTGGACAACTTGGATAAGCAGATCATTAGGGCTATCACCAACAGTTTTGGAAAGGAAATTTGGCGGAAAAGTTTGCTTGTACTCACTCATGCACAGCTTTGTCCACCAGATGGACTGAATTATGATGTGTTTTCCTCTAAAAGATCAGAGGGTGTGCTAAAGGCTATTCGTATGGGAGCTCGGATTAGGAAAATGGATCTTGAG GATTCTGTCATTCCTGTTGTTCTGGTTGAAAACACTGGGAGATGTAATAAAAATGACATAGACGAAAAG ATTCTTCCCAATGGAGAAGCTTGGGTTCCAAACTTGGTAAAAGCCATCACAGGTGTTGCAACAAATAAGAGTCGAGCAATTGTAGTTAGCAAGAAGTTGGTTGATGGGTCTGACGCAAACGACAAGGGAAAATTATGGATACCTGTTATTCTTGGGGTTCAG TGGTTGGTTCTCAAATGGATTCAAGGAGCAATAAAGAAGGATATTGCAACTGGCAGTGGACCTCTATGA
- the LOC105793331 gene encoding translocase of chloroplast 33, chloroplastic isoform X2 produces MGTPLPREWLGLQQFPAATQTKLFELLGKLKQENVNTLTIVVMGKGGVGKSSTINSLIGEQVVRVTAFQSEGLRPVMVSRSWAGFTLNVIDTPGLVEAGYVNHQALELIKGFLLNKTIDVLLYVDRLDVYRVDNLDKQIIRAITNSFGKEIWRKSLLVLTHAQLCPPDGLNYDVFSSKRSEGVLKAIRMGARIRKMDLEDSVIPVVLVENTGRCNKNDIDEKILPNGEAWVPNLVKAITGVATNKSRAIVVSKKLVDGSDANDKGKLWIPVILGVQWLVLKWIQGAIKKDIATGSGPL; encoded by the exons ATGGGTACTCCTTTGCCTCGTGAATGGCTCGGCCTTCAACAATTCCCCGCTGCTACACAAACGAAATTGTTCGAGTTGTTGGGAAAATTGAAGCAAGAG aatGTCAACACTTTGACTATCGTTGTTATGGGCAAAGGCGGTGTAGGGAAGTCTTCCACTATCAATTCTCTCATTGGAGAGCAAGTTGTTCGAGTCACTGCTTTCCAG TCCGAGGGGCTGAGACCCGTGATGGTTTCACGCTCATGGGCTGGGTTTACATTGAATGTAATTGATACGCCCGGACTCGTGGAGGCTGGATATGTCAATCACCAAGCTCTTGAGTTGATCAAAGG GTTTCTTTTGAATAAGACCATAGATGTTCTACTTTATGTTGACCGCCTAGATGTATATAGAGTGGACAACTTGGATAAGCAGATCATTAGGGCTATCACCAACAGTTTTGGAAAGGAAATTTGGCGGAAAAGTTTGCTTGTACTCACTCATGCACAGCTTTGTCCACCAGATGGACTGAATTATGATGTGTTTTCCTCTAAAAGATCAGAGGGTGTGCTAAAGGCTATTCGTATGGGAGCTCGGATTAGGAAAATGGATCTTGAG GATTCTGTCATTCCTGTTGTTCTGGTTGAAAACACTGGGAGATGTAATAAAAATGACATAGACGAAAAG ATTCTTCCCAATGGAGAAGCTTGGGTTCCAAACTTGGTAAAAGCCATCACAGGTGTTGCAACAAATAAGAGTCGAGCAATTGTAGTTAGCAAGAAGTTGGTTGATGGGTCTGACGCAAACGACAAGGGAAAATTATGGATACCTGTTATTCTTGGGGTTCAG TGGTTGGTTCTCAAATGGATTCAAGGAGCAATAAAGAAGGATATTGCAACTGGCAGTGGACCTCTATGA